A stretch of Planococcus citri chromosome 5, ihPlaCitr1.1, whole genome shotgun sequence DNA encodes these proteins:
- the LOC135848776 gene encoding uncharacterized protein DDB_G0283697-like isoform X1, translating into MFSDDGTPDDLADVPDESNSREDYNSVLSDEEKITKENEKYDPEDSKKNKKCKKRKMKIDARKQKEHNKQKCADGGKLFQFQTSVSEETLYNDFEINVKRKRSSRSKKGSSGRKSSSAASKVSTLDIKLDKRRRDSSDDEGHSGDSDTAGEPDSDAEFEQMLREAEKNEGGDRDTASERDSDAEFEQMLQEAEKAIAEKNEADITDNSEFPAPVKHKAKTKSGGKKEKKITQTTSKFPKRCEDGSENKPRKNKKNKLQKKKNEQLDDESFRMPNNNELPNVKKRLRALTNRINKQSREIQRQGDQINQQKKHISKLRRQVARFQLAEIAKSLHQLLFCNEDPRAKTFFSTFQYDEDETRNFIDEVINSAMFGE; encoded by the exons ATGTTTTCCGACGATGGAACCCCAGATGATCTCGCCG ACGTTCCAGATGAATCCAATAGCCGAGAAGATTACAATTCTGTACTGTCCGATGAGGAGAAAATCACTAAG GAAAATGAAAAGTATGATCCAGAAGAcagcaagaaaaataaaaaatgcaaaaaacgaaaaatgaagatTGATGCGAGGAAGCAAAAAGAGCACAATAAACAAAAATGTGCGGATGGTGGAAAA TTGTTTCAATTTCAGACCTCAGTATCTGAAGAAACTCTGTACAATGACTTTGAGATCAACGTTAAAAGGAAACGAAGTAGTCGTAGCAAAAAAGGTTCAAGTGGCAGAAAGAGTTCCTCCGCAGCTTCAAAAGTTTCAACTCTCGATATCAAACTAGATAAAAGAAGACGTGACAGTTCT GATGACGAAGGACATAGCGGTGACAGTGACACTGCCGGCGAACCTGATTCTGACGCTGAATTTGAACAAATGCTTCGAGAAGCCGAAAAAAATGAAGGCGGTGACAGAGACACTGCCAGCGAACGTGATTCTGACGCTGAATTTGAACAAATGCTTCAAGAAGCCGAAAAAGcgattgctgaaaaaaatgaagccgATATTACTGATAACAGCGAATTTCCAGCTCCTGTCAAACACAAAGCTAAAACTAAAAGTGGAggcaagaaagaaaaaaagataaCTCAAACTACGTCCAAATTTCCCAAAAGATGTGAGGATGGTTCCGAA AACAAGCCTCggaaaaacaaaaagaacaagctccagaagaagaaaaatgaacaaCTGGATGACGAATCG tttcgaATGCCAAACAACAATGAATTGCCAAACGTGAAGAAAAGACTGAGGGCTCTCACAAATCGAATCAACAAACAGAGCAGGGAAATTCAAAGGCAAGGCGATcaaataaatcaacaaaaaaaacatatttcgaaGTTACGACGTCAAGTAGCCAGGTTTCAATTAgcagaaattgcaaaatcacTTCATCAGTTACTATTTTGCAACGAAGATCCCCGTGCTAAAACTTTTTTTAGCACATTTCAATATGATGAAGATGAGACTCGTAATTTTATCGATGAGGTAATAAATTCAGCGATGTTTGGTGAGTAG
- the LOC135848776 gene encoding uncharacterized protein DDB_G0283697-like isoform X2 yields MFSDDGTPDDLADVPDESNSREDYNSVLSDEEKITKENEKYDPEDSKKNKKCKKRKMKIDARKQKEHNKQKCADGGKTSVSEETLYNDFEINVKRKRSSRSKKGSSGRKSSSAASKVSTLDIKLDKRRRDSSDDEGHSGDSDTAGEPDSDAEFEQMLREAEKNEGGDRDTASERDSDAEFEQMLQEAEKAIAEKNEADITDNSEFPAPVKHKAKTKSGGKKEKKITQTTSKFPKRCEDGSENKPRKNKKNKLQKKKNEQLDDESFRMPNNNELPNVKKRLRALTNRINKQSREIQRQGDQINQQKKHISKLRRQVARFQLAEIAKSLHQLLFCNEDPRAKTFFSTFQYDEDETRNFIDEVINSAMFGE; encoded by the exons ATGTTTTCCGACGATGGAACCCCAGATGATCTCGCCG ACGTTCCAGATGAATCCAATAGCCGAGAAGATTACAATTCTGTACTGTCCGATGAGGAGAAAATCACTAAG GAAAATGAAAAGTATGATCCAGAAGAcagcaagaaaaataaaaaatgcaaaaaacgaaaaatgaagatTGATGCGAGGAAGCAAAAAGAGCACAATAAACAAAAATGTGCGGATGGTGGAAAA ACCTCAGTATCTGAAGAAACTCTGTACAATGACTTTGAGATCAACGTTAAAAGGAAACGAAGTAGTCGTAGCAAAAAAGGTTCAAGTGGCAGAAAGAGTTCCTCCGCAGCTTCAAAAGTTTCAACTCTCGATATCAAACTAGATAAAAGAAGACGTGACAGTTCT GATGACGAAGGACATAGCGGTGACAGTGACACTGCCGGCGAACCTGATTCTGACGCTGAATTTGAACAAATGCTTCGAGAAGCCGAAAAAAATGAAGGCGGTGACAGAGACACTGCCAGCGAACGTGATTCTGACGCTGAATTTGAACAAATGCTTCAAGAAGCCGAAAAAGcgattgctgaaaaaaatgaagccgATATTACTGATAACAGCGAATTTCCAGCTCCTGTCAAACACAAAGCTAAAACTAAAAGTGGAggcaagaaagaaaaaaagataaCTCAAACTACGTCCAAATTTCCCAAAAGATGTGAGGATGGTTCCGAA AACAAGCCTCggaaaaacaaaaagaacaagctccagaagaagaaaaatgaacaaCTGGATGACGAATCG tttcgaATGCCAAACAACAATGAATTGCCAAACGTGAAGAAAAGACTGAGGGCTCTCACAAATCGAATCAACAAACAGAGCAGGGAAATTCAAAGGCAAGGCGATcaaataaatcaacaaaaaaaacatatttcgaaGTTACGACGTCAAGTAGCCAGGTTTCAATTAgcagaaattgcaaaatcacTTCATCAGTTACTATTTTGCAACGAAGATCCCCGTGCTAAAACTTTTTTTAGCACATTTCAATATGATGAAGATGAGACTCGTAATTTTATCGATGAGGTAATAAATTCAGCGATGTTTGGTGAGTAG